One Leisingera sp. M658 genomic window carries:
- a CDS encoding GntR family transcriptional regulator encodes MSQSRSNQKDAYALILEAIDVGVYKPGDRLVESDLAERFGVSRTPIREALQRLETQSLLERDGRSLIVASLDHNQMAELYVVRRELEGLAAQLAARHATEEEIKVLKEMVEADDQLISDPLALSKANRRFHEQIHLASHNRYLVQQLDLVHRTMALMATTSLAAEGRSEIAQSEHKGIVDAIGRRDEAAAGEALKEHISIAFMTRLKQDASGRG; translated from the coding sequence ATGAGCCAGAGCCGCAGCAACCAGAAAGATGCCTATGCGCTGATCCTCGAGGCGATCGACGTCGGCGTTTACAAGCCCGGCGACCGGCTGGTGGAGAGCGATCTTGCCGAACGCTTTGGCGTCTCGCGCACTCCGATCCGCGAGGCGCTGCAGCGGCTGGAGACGCAATCGCTGCTGGAGCGTGACGGGCGGTCGCTGATTGTTGCCTCGCTCGACCACAACCAGATGGCCGAGCTGTATGTGGTCCGGCGCGAGCTGGAAGGGCTGGCAGCGCAGCTGGCGGCGCGCCATGCCACCGAAGAAGAGATCAAGGTGCTGAAAGAAATGGTCGAGGCCGACGACCAGTTGATCAGTGATCCATTGGCGCTGTCCAAGGCTAACCGCCGGTTCCATGAACAGATCCATTTGGCGTCGCACAACCGCTATCTGGTGCAGCAGCTGGACCTGGTGCACCGGACCATGGCGCTGATGGCGACGACCTCGCTGGCCGCCGAGGGCCGCAGCGAGATTGCCCAGTCCGAGCACAAGGGTATCGTTGATGCAATCGGCCGCCGCGACGAGGCAGCAGCGGGCGAGGCGTTGAAGGAACATATCTCGATTGCTTTCATGACCCGGCTGAAGCAGGACGCCAGCGGGCGGGGATAA
- a CDS encoding pyrimidine 5'-nucleotidase, with amino-acid sequence MPKQSFSHVTQWVFDLDNTLYPPSARLFDQIEVKMTAYVMAALGVDKAKADHLRSHYWREHGTTLAGLMREHDLDPEPYLVAVHDISMEPLEKDAGLAANIRNLPGQKFVYTNGTAPYAERVLAARGLSGLFDGVYGVEHADYHPKPERRAFDRVFARAGVTPDQAAMFEDDARNLAAPHQMGMRTVHVAPEPVRAAHIHHHSEDLTGFLAALA; translated from the coding sequence ATGCCCAAGCAATCCTTTTCCCATGTCACCCAATGGGTGTTCGATCTCGACAACACCCTGTATCCGCCGTCAGCACGGCTGTTTGACCAGATCGAGGTCAAGATGACGGCCTATGTGATGGCGGCCCTAGGCGTGGATAAGGCCAAGGCCGACCACCTGCGCAGCCATTACTGGCGCGAGCATGGCACCACATTGGCCGGGCTGATGCGCGAGCATGATCTGGATCCGGAACCCTATCTGGTGGCGGTGCATGACATCTCGATGGAACCTCTTGAAAAGGACGCTGGCCTGGCTGCGAACATCCGCAATCTGCCTGGTCAAAAGTTCGTCTACACCAATGGTACCGCTCCATATGCCGAGCGGGTGCTGGCCGCGCGCGGGCTGTCGGGGCTGTTTGACGGCGTCTATGGCGTGGAACACGCGGATTACCACCCCAAGCCGGAACGGCGCGCCTTTGACCGGGTCTTTGCCCGCGCCGGCGTAACCCCGGACCAGGCGGCAATGTTCGAGGATGACGCCCGCAACCTTGCCGCCCCGCACCAGATGGGAATGCGCACGGTGCATGTGGCGCCGGAACCGGTCAGGGCTGCGCACATTCATCACCATTCGGAAGATTTGACGGGTTTTCTGGCTGCTCTAGCCTGA
- a CDS encoding UbiH/UbiF family hydroxylase: MADTCDILISGGGIAGLTAAAAFASSGFSVICADPAPPVTERDAEGSDLRTTAFLQPAQALLERCGIWARLADHAAPLQVMRIVDAGGARPEPRVVKDFNAADISGQPFGWNLPNWLLRREMIARLAELPNVDLRFGTGTTGLFTRTDEARVTLSDGSQVTAKMVVACDGRNSPMREAAGIPVKTTRYGQKALAFAVTHVVPHENVSTEIHRSGGPFTLVPLPDYQSQPSSAIVWMERGPKAQDLLNLEPAAFEAAMTERSCGLFGDLKLASRRTIWPIISQSAERLNGERLALMAEAAHVVPPIGAQGLNMSLGDLRSLLELAEARPEGLGDAQMLATYHKARHNEIMLRVKGIDLLNRTSMLAPRPLRDLRAFGLNALYSLAPVRRTLMQMGLGVK, encoded by the coding sequence ATGGCCGATACCTGCGATATCCTGATTTCCGGCGGCGGCATTGCGGGTCTGACCGCGGCCGCCGCTTTTGCCTCCAGCGGTTTCAGCGTGATCTGCGCCGATCCCGCCCCGCCGGTGACCGAGCGCGACGCCGAAGGCTCCGACCTGCGCACCACAGCCTTTCTGCAGCCCGCCCAGGCGCTGCTGGAGCGCTGCGGGATCTGGGCGCGGCTGGCGGATCACGCCGCGCCGTTGCAGGTCATGCGCATCGTCGATGCCGGCGGTGCGCGGCCCGAACCGCGGGTGGTCAAGGATTTCAACGCCGCCGATATCTCCGGCCAGCCATTTGGCTGGAACCTGCCCAATTGGCTGTTGCGGCGCGAGATGATAGCCCGGCTGGCAGAGCTGCCCAATGTCGATTTGCGCTTTGGCACCGGCACCACCGGCCTGTTTACCCGCACCGATGAGGCACGCGTCACCCTCAGCGATGGCAGCCAAGTGACCGCAAAAATGGTGGTGGCTTGCGACGGCCGCAACTCGCCGATGCGCGAGGCGGCGGGCATTCCGGTCAAGACAACCCGCTACGGGCAAAAGGCGCTGGCCTTTGCCGTCACCCATGTGGTGCCGCATGAAAATGTCTCAACCGAGATCCACCGCTCCGGCGGGCCGTTCACTCTGGTACCCCTGCCCGACTACCAGAGCCAGCCGTCCTCCGCGATTGTCTGGATGGAGCGCGGCCCCAAGGCGCAGGACCTCTTAAACCTGGAGCCAGCCGCCTTTGAGGCCGCCATGACGGAACGCAGCTGCGGTTTGTTCGGCGATCTGAAACTGGCCTCGCGCCGCACCATCTGGCCGATCATCAGCCAGTCGGCAGAGCGGCTGAATGGCGAACGGCTGGCACTGATGGCCGAAGCCGCCCATGTGGTGCCGCCGATCGGCGCGCAAGGCCTTAACATGTCCCTGGGCGATCTGCGCAGCCTGCTGGAGCTGGCCGAGGCCCGCCCCGAAGGTCTGGGGGATGCGCAAATGCTGGCGACCTACCACAAGGCCCGTCACAACGAGATCATGCTGCGCGTGAAAGGCATCGACCTTTTGAACCGCACCTCGATGCTGGCGCCGCGCCCCCTGCGCGACCTGCGCGCCTTCGGCCTCAACGCGCTTTATTCGCTGGCCCCGGTGCGCCGGACGCTTATGCAGATGGGGCTTGGTGTGAAATAG
- a CDS encoding M50 family metallopeptidase, which produces MRAAGRFLKGHWQLLCLTLAIAALWQTPALLPLRILTVFLHEFSHAAMTLLTGGDVVSLSIDPYEGGRVVSRGGSRFLTLTAGYTGSLLIGSALFVIALRTDWDRKVLALFGTVTLVIAVFYVRDLFALTFSFATGALMLAASRYLSLNINDMILRVIGVSSMIYAPLDIWDDTIARSYLRSDARMMAEEFGGATMLWGGIWLAISLGVIWLTLRRGLGRTSNIPLRSPVRILR; this is translated from the coding sequence ATGCGGGCTGCCGGACGCTTTCTGAAAGGCCACTGGCAGCTCCTCTGCCTGACGCTGGCCATCGCCGCGCTCTGGCAGACCCCGGCACTGCTACCCTTGCGCATCCTCACTGTATTTCTGCATGAATTCTCCCATGCTGCCATGACCTTGCTGACCGGCGGCGATGTAGTCAGCCTGTCCATCGACCCTTACGAGGGCGGCAGGGTGGTTTCACGCGGCGGCAGCCGGTTCCTGACGCTTACCGCAGGCTATACCGGCTCGCTGCTGATCGGCTCTGCCCTGTTCGTGATTGCCCTGCGCACGGATTGGGACCGCAAGGTGCTGGCGCTGTTCGGAACCGTTACCCTTGTGATCGCAGTTTTTTATGTCCGCGATCTCTTTGCCCTCACGTTTTCCTTTGCAACGGGCGCACTGATGCTGGCGGCATCCCGGTATCTAAGCCTGAATATCAATGACATGATCCTGCGGGTGATCGGGGTCAGCAGCATGATCTACGCGCCGCTCGACATCTGGGACGACACGATTGCGCGCTCCTACCTGCGCTCCGACGCGCGGATGATGGCCGAGGAGTTCGGCGGCGCAACCATGCTGTGGGGAGGAATTTGGCTGGCCATCAGCCTTGGGGTGATCTGGCTCACCCTGCGCCGCGGGCTGGGCCGCACAAGCAATATTCCCTTGCGCAGCCCAGTCCGGATTTTGCGCTAA
- a CDS encoding aminotransferase class V-fold PLP-dependent enzyme, with translation MALLDTVDPQGLDEFSVVFTDRSLNHMSKTFQQVMLDINGMLKEVYNAEAVALVPGGGTYAMEAVARQFARGANALVVRNGWFSYRWSQIFETGGFTASSTVMKARRTGNESASPFEPAPIGDVVAAIHEQKPDIVFAPHVETAAGVILPDDYVTAMAAAAHEVGALVVLDCIASGCAWVDMKATGVDVLISAPQKGWSASPSAGLVMFSDRALARLEETASDSFAINLKQWRTIMKAYEDGGHAYHATMPTDALKAFRDTMLETKEYGFGRLRDAQWALGDGVRAMLKDKGITSVAADGFGAPGVVVSYTSDPDVQNGKKFLALGTQIAAGVPLQCDEPADFRTFRLGLFGLDKLYDVDATIARLKAVVDQVL, from the coding sequence ATGGCACTGCTCGATACCGTGGACCCGCAGGGTCTGGATGAATTCTCAGTGGTTTTCACCGACCGCTCGCTCAATCATATGTCCAAGACCTTCCAGCAGGTGATGCTGGACATCAACGGGATGCTGAAAGAGGTCTATAACGCCGAAGCCGTGGCTCTGGTGCCGGGTGGCGGGACTTATGCGATGGAAGCCGTGGCGCGCCAGTTTGCCCGAGGTGCAAACGCGCTGGTGGTGCGCAACGGCTGGTTCTCCTACCGCTGGAGCCAGATTTTCGAGACCGGCGGTTTCACCGCGTCCTCGACCGTGATGAAGGCGCGCCGCACCGGCAATGAGAGTGCCTCGCCCTTTGAGCCTGCACCGATTGGTGATGTGGTGGCAGCGATTCATGAGCAGAAGCCGGATATCGTCTTTGCCCCGCATGTGGAAACCGCCGCCGGTGTGATCCTGCCCGATGACTATGTGACCGCCATGGCCGCGGCTGCCCATGAGGTTGGCGCGCTGGTGGTGCTGGACTGCATTGCCTCGGGCTGCGCCTGGGTGGACATGAAGGCAACCGGTGTCGACGTGCTGATCTCCGCGCCGCAGAAGGGCTGGAGCGCGTCGCCCTCTGCCGGCCTGGTGATGTTCTCGGACCGTGCGCTGGCGCGGCTGGAAGAGACCGCCTCGGACAGCTTTGCCATCAACCTGAAACAGTGGCGCACCATCATGAAGGCCTATGAGGACGGCGGCCACGCCTATCATGCCACCATGCCGACAGACGCGCTGAAGGCGTTCCGCGATACCATGCTCGAAACCAAGGAATACGGGTTTGGCCGCTTGCGCGATGCGCAATGGGCGCTGGGCGACGGCGTGCGGGCGATGCTGAAGGACAAGGGCATCACCTCGGTTGCCGCGGACGGTTTTGGCGCGCCGGGTGTGGTGGTGAGCTACACCAGCGACCCGGATGTGCAGAACGGTAAGAAGTTCCTGGCGCTGGGCACCCAGATCGCCGCGGGCGTGCCGCTGCAGTGCGATGAGCCTGCGGATTTCCGCACCTTCCGGCTGGGTCTGTTCGGCCTGGATAAGCTCTATGATGTGGATGCCACCATCGCGCGTCTGAAAGCGGTCGTGGATCAGGTGCTTTAG
- a CDS encoding Lrp/AsnC family transcriptional regulator: MNALDDLDFALLRALSEDATLSAGALGRQLGLSQPASWRRIKRLQEAGIIAGRRLDLDKEKLGFGVTVFLGVKLATKGRVSLEDFERAVSAIPEVQTVEHVLGMYDYRLRVTARDISDFERVLRRRVMTLPGVGNVEANVLLSEERRPGPLG; the protein is encoded by the coding sequence ATGAATGCGCTGGACGATCTTGACTTTGCCCTGCTGCGGGCACTGTCAGAAGATGCGACCCTGTCAGCAGGGGCGCTGGGGCGGCAGCTGGGCCTCAGCCAGCCCGCCAGCTGGCGGCGGATCAAGCGGCTGCAGGAGGCGGGGATCATCGCGGGCCGCAGGCTGGATCTCGACAAGGAGAAGCTGGGATTTGGCGTTACCGTTTTCCTTGGTGTGAAACTGGCCACCAAGGGAAGGGTCAGCCTGGAGGATTTCGAACGCGCAGTTTCCGCCATTCCAGAAGTACAGACGGTGGAGCATGTGCTGGGCATGTATGACTACCGCTTGCGGGTGACAGCGCGGGACATCTCGGATTTCGAACGCGTGCTGCGCCGCCGGGTGATGACCCTGCCGGGGGTGGGCAATGTCGAGGCCAACGTGCTGCTGAGCGAGGAGCGCAGGCCGGGGCCGCTGGGCTGA
- a CDS encoding Lrp/AsnC family transcriptional regulator, giving the protein MLDDLDRRILRHLQSEPGQPIPDLAERLGMTASRLSRRLEKLREGGVILGQRAIIDWRALGYEVEVSLRVTLDKTNPRAFDEFIEAARGIAEVIEIQTFLGQVDVRLSVIARDMPHYQQIYRAAILNLPHITDIEALMHVARIKSDEVLPV; this is encoded by the coding sequence ATGCTTGATGATCTTGACCGGCGCATTCTCCGCCATCTGCAAAGCGAGCCGGGGCAACCGATTCCGGATCTGGCCGAACGGCTGGGTATGACGGCCTCGCGCCTGTCGCGGCGGCTGGAGAAGCTGCGCGAGGGCGGCGTGATCCTGGGCCAGCGGGCGATAATCGACTGGCGGGCCCTGGGCTATGAGGTGGAAGTCTCGCTGCGGGTGACGCTGGACAAGACCAACCCGCGCGCCTTTGACGAGTTCATCGAGGCGGCCCGCGGTATTGCCGAGGTGATCGAGATCCAGACATTCCTCGGCCAGGTCGACGTGCGGCTTTCGGTGATCGCGCGGGACATGCCGCATTATCAGCAGATCTACCGCGCCGCCATTTTGAACCTGCCGCATATAACGGACATTGAGGCGCTGATGCATGTGGCACGGATCAAGTCGGATGAGGTGCTGCCGGTATGA
- the ilvC gene encoding ketol-acid reductoisomerase, whose amino-acid sequence MRVYYDRDCDVNLIKDKKVAILGYGSQGHAHALNLRDSGAKNLVVALREGSPSAKKAEGEGLTVMGIAEAAAWCDVIMFTMPDELQAETYKKYVHDNIRPGAAIAFAHGLNVHFGLIEPKEGVDVIMMAPKGPGHTVRGEYTKGGGVPCLVAVHNDATGKALETGLSYCSAIGGGRSGIIETNFREECETDLFGEQAVLCGGLVELIRCGFETLVEAGYAPEMAYFECLHEVKLIVDLIYEGGIANMDYSISNTAEYGQYVTGPRILKYDETKARMKEVLNDIQQGKFVRDFMLENAVGQPTIKASRRANDEHAIEATGAKLRGMMPWISAGKMVDKEKN is encoded by the coding sequence ATGCGCGTTTATTACGACCGCGATTGCGATGTGAACCTGATCAAGGACAAAAAAGTGGCCATCCTGGGCTATGGCTCCCAGGGCCACGCTCACGCGCTGAACCTGCGCGACAGCGGCGCCAAGAACCTTGTCGTTGCGCTGCGCGAAGGCTCCCCCTCCGCCAAGAAAGCCGAAGGCGAAGGCCTGACAGTCATGGGTATCGCAGAAGCTGCAGCCTGGTGCGACGTGATCATGTTCACCATGCCCGACGAACTGCAGGCTGAGACCTACAAGAAATACGTCCACGACAACATCCGTCCGGGTGCCGCCATCGCGTTTGCCCACGGCCTGAACGTGCACTTCGGCCTGATTGAGCCGAAAGAAGGCGTCGACGTCATCATGATGGCGCCCAAAGGCCCCGGCCACACCGTGCGCGGCGAATACACCAAAGGCGGCGGCGTGCCCTGCCTGGTTGCGGTTCACAACGACGCCACCGGCAAAGCACTGGAAACCGGCCTGTCCTATTGCTCCGCCATCGGCGGCGGCCGCTCGGGCATCATTGAGACCAACTTCCGTGAAGAATGCGAAACCGACCTGTTCGGTGAACAGGCGGTTCTGTGCGGCGGCCTGGTTGAGCTGATCCGCTGCGGTTTCGAGACCCTGGTCGAAGCTGGCTACGCGCCGGAAATGGCCTATTTCGAGTGCCTGCACGAAGTGAAGCTGATCGTCGACCTGATCTATGAAGGCGGCATCGCCAACATGGACTACTCGATCTCCAACACCGCCGAGTACGGACAGTACGTCACCGGCCCGCGCATCCTGAAGTACGACGAAACCAAAGCCCGCATGAAAGAAGTGCTGAACGACATTCAGCAGGGCAAGTTCGTCCGCGACTTCATGCTGGAAAACGCAGTTGGCCAGCCGACCATCAAAGCCTCCCGCCGTGCCAACGACGAGCACGCGATCGAGGCAACCGGCGCCAAGCTGCGCGGCATGATGCCCTGGATCTCGGCCGGCAAGATGGTCGACAAAGAGAAGAACTAA
- a CDS encoding DMT family transporter — MPDSPGAANWAKLLFLGVIWGASFMAVSLALRGFPPMTIAALRISIGALCLLAVISAMGIGLPSLRNREGRIIWACAIGMGFFTNALPFTLLSWGQTYVASGFAGVCMAVVPLFVLPLAHVLVPGEHMTLRRTISFLIGFAGVVVLIGLDAFRSAGSDFESLARLACLGASLCYAIGSIITRLCPQVNMLSLSAAALLCGAVMMTPAALWAEGVPDLPAALPLGAVIYLGLLPTALAQVLLVQVARSAGPAFLSTVNYQVPVWSVIFGATLLGETLPPQLFAALALILGGLLLSRNRRPRAV, encoded by the coding sequence ATGCCAGACTCCCCCGGCGCCGCCAATTGGGCCAAACTTCTGTTCCTCGGAGTGATCTGGGGTGCGTCCTTCATGGCGGTGTCGCTGGCTCTCAGAGGCTTTCCGCCAATGACCATCGCCGCGCTGCGGATCTCGATCGGCGCGCTTTGCCTGCTGGCAGTGATTTCTGCTATGGGGATCGGATTGCCCTCCCTGCGCAACCGCGAGGGCCGGATCATCTGGGCCTGTGCCATCGGCATGGGGTTCTTCACCAACGCCCTGCCGTTCACCCTGCTCAGCTGGGGGCAGACTTATGTGGCCAGCGGCTTTGCCGGGGTCTGCATGGCCGTCGTACCGCTGTTTGTGCTGCCGCTGGCGCATGTGCTGGTGCCGGGCGAGCATATGACCCTGCGCCGCACCATCAGCTTCCTGATTGGCTTTGCCGGTGTGGTGGTGCTGATCGGGCTCGACGCCTTCCGCTCCGCCGGCAGCGATTTTGAATCGCTTGCGCGCCTCGCCTGTCTTGGCGCCTCTCTGTGTTATGCCATCGGTTCGATTATCACCCGGCTCTGCCCGCAGGTGAACATGCTGTCGCTCTCTGCTGCGGCCCTCCTGTGCGGTGCCGTCATGATGACCCCGGCCGCGCTCTGGGCCGAAGGCGTGCCGGACCTGCCCGCCGCGCTGCCACTGGGCGCCGTCATCTACCTCGGCCTTCTGCCCACCGCGCTGGCGCAGGTGCTGCTGGTCCAGGTCGCCCGCAGTGCAGGTCCTGCATTCCTGTCGACCGTGAACTATCAGGTGCCGGTCTGGTCGGTGATCTTTGGCGCCACCCTGCTGGGGGAGACACTGCCGCCGCAATTGTTTGCAGCTTTGGCTTTGATCCTCGGCGGGCTGCTCCTCAGCCGCAACCGCCGCCCGCGCGCGGTCTAG
- a CDS encoding DMT family transporter — translation MPGIAPRYWMMIAALGLVWGATFLLIKLALEGITPFWLAAGRIGFAALLLGAIWGWRGFKLFRGEANWPSIIIIGILSTALPFMMISWGQQHVSSGFTGVSMAAIPLMVLPLAHFFVPGEQMTLRRLIGFSIGFAGVALLIGSKAFETSGAELEAYGRAACLTAAACYSVSSILTRRLPPADPVGLAAIFLVIGCFIIFPAAWAAEGPPVMPDTQTLLIAAILGLIPTAAANLLRVIVVREAGPTFMTLTNYQVPVWAVVLGAVFLGEDLPPSMLLAMGMILGGLGLSQFGKLSRLFTKGG, via the coding sequence ATGCCCGGCATCGCCCCGCGTTATTGGATGATGATCGCCGCCCTTGGCTTGGTTTGGGGTGCCACCTTTCTGCTGATCAAGCTGGCACTGGAAGGCATCACACCGTTCTGGCTGGCCGCCGGGCGGATCGGATTTGCGGCCCTTTTGCTTGGCGCAATCTGGGGCTGGCGCGGTTTCAAGCTGTTCCGGGGCGAGGCCAACTGGCCCTCAATCATCATCATCGGCATCCTTAGCACCGCCCTGCCTTTCATGATGATCTCCTGGGGGCAGCAGCATGTCTCCTCGGGTTTTACCGGCGTCAGCATGGCGGCAATCCCGTTGATGGTGCTGCCGCTGGCGCATTTTTTTGTGCCAGGAGAGCAGATGACCCTGCGCCGCCTGATTGGCTTCAGCATCGGATTTGCAGGTGTCGCCCTATTGATTGGCAGCAAGGCGTTTGAAACCAGCGGTGCTGAACTGGAGGCCTATGGCCGCGCCGCCTGCCTGACGGCGGCGGCCTGTTACTCGGTCAGCTCGATCCTGACCCGGCGCCTGCCGCCCGCCGATCCGGTCGGGTTGGCAGCCATCTTTCTGGTGATCGGCTGTTTCATCATCTTCCCGGCCGCCTGGGCCGCCGAAGGCCCGCCGGTGATGCCGGACACCCAAACGCTGCTGATCGCCGCTATCCTCGGCCTGATCCCCACAGCTGCTGCCAACCTGCTGCGGGTCATCGTGGTCCGGGAAGCGGGACCGACCTTCATGACCTTGACCAACTATCAGGTGCCGGTCTGGGCCGTGGTGCTGGGTGCTGTCTTCCTGGGCGAGGATCTGCCACCCTCGATGCTGCTGGCAATGGGGATGATCCTGGGCGGTCTCGGCCTCAGCCAGTTCGGCAAGCTAAGCCGTCTGTTCACCAAAGGCGGCTAA
- the glmM gene encoding phosphoglucosamine mutase, with amino-acid sequence MRKLFGTDGVRGTANTHPMTAEMALRIGAAVGRYFRRDGSGVHRVVIGKDTRLSGYMFENALTAGLTSTGMNVLLLGPVPTPAVGLMTRSMRADLGVMISASHNPSEDNGIKFFGPDGFKLSDSAEMEIEALIDAGVEAAQAANIGRAKRIDDARFRYGERVKSSLPRNLGLNGLKVVIDCANGAAHRAAPEVLWELGAEVIPVGVSPDGLNINRGCGSTQPQTAAEAVVAHGAHAGICLDGDADRVIVIDETGTVADGDQLMALLATRWAEQGQLAGGALVATVMSNLGLERHLESKGLGLERTAVGDRYVVERMREGGFNLGGEQSGHIVMSDYATTGDGLMAGLHFLAEMVQTGKLASELAHQFQTVPQRLRNVRFQSGQAPLDDERVQEAIAAAEKALTGQGRLLIRKSGTEPLVRVMAECEDAGLMALAVDSVVAAVEAAVAE; translated from the coding sequence ATGCGTAAACTCTTTGGCACTGATGGCGTGCGCGGCACTGCCAATACCCATCCCATGACCGCCGAGATGGCGCTGCGCATCGGCGCCGCAGTCGGGCGTTACTTCCGGCGTGACGGGTCTGGCGTGCACCGGGTGGTGATCGGCAAGGACACAAGGCTGTCCGGCTATATGTTTGAGAACGCGCTAACGGCGGGGTTGACCTCCACAGGCATGAACGTGCTGCTGCTGGGTCCGGTGCCGACACCTGCGGTGGGGCTGATGACCCGGTCGATGCGGGCCGACCTGGGGGTGATGATCTCGGCCAGCCACAACCCTTCCGAGGATAACGGCATCAAGTTCTTCGGCCCCGACGGGTTCAAACTGTCGGACAGCGCCGAGATGGAGATCGAAGCCCTCATCGATGCGGGGGTCGAAGCCGCGCAGGCCGCTAATATCGGCCGTGCCAAGCGGATCGACGATGCCCGTTTCCGTTACGGCGAGCGGGTCAAAAGCTCGCTGCCGCGCAATCTTGGCCTGAACGGGCTGAAAGTGGTGATCGACTGCGCCAATGGAGCAGCCCACCGGGCAGCGCCCGAGGTCCTGTGGGAGCTGGGCGCCGAGGTCATTCCGGTTGGCGTCTCGCCGGATGGTTTGAACATCAACCGCGGCTGCGGCTCGACCCAGCCGCAAACCGCCGCTGAGGCGGTTGTGGCGCATGGCGCCCATGCCGGTATTTGCCTGGATGGCGATGCCGACCGGGTGATCGTGATTGACGAGACCGGCACCGTGGCCGATGGCGATCAGCTGATGGCCTTGCTGGCCACCCGCTGGGCGGAGCAGGGCCAGCTGGCAGGCGGAGCGCTGGTCGCTACGGTGATGTCGAACCTCGGGCTGGAACGGCACCTGGAAAGCAAGGGGCTGGGGCTGGAGCGCACTGCCGTCGGCGACCGCTATGTGGTGGAGCGGATGCGCGAGGGTGGCTTTAACCTGGGCGGTGAGCAGTCGGGCCATATCGTGATGAGCGATTACGCCACCACCGGCGACGGGCTGATGGCAGGGCTGCATTTCCTGGCTGAGATGGTGCAGACCGGCAAATTGGCGTCTGAGCTGGCGCATCAGTTCCAGACCGTGCCGCAGCGGCTGCGCAATGTGCGCTTCCAGTCCGGCCAGGCGCCATTGGACGATGAGCGCGTGCAGGAGGCGATTGCCGCTGCTGAGAAAGCACTGACCGGTCAGGGGCGTCTTTTGATCCGCAAGTCCGGAACCGAACCTCTGGTGCGGGTAATGGCGGAATGTGAGGACGCGGGGCTGATGGCGCTGGCCGTTGACAGCGTGGTGGCTGCGGTTGAGGCCGCCGTCGCAGAATAA
- the folP gene encoding dihydropteroate synthase: MIYYRPLVQHGEARPEGAVPLAGSALWFTEVEILSRDAPPRIAPAGLVPEKERRRLSARRASIAGLDMTQPQIMGILNATPDSFSDGGRHSGVEAGKAAALRMVEEGATIIDVGGESTRPGAEEVSEAEEIDRTAPVIAAIRAASPVPVSIDTRKATVGMEAMEAGANLLNDVSGFTFDPALAPLAAQASVPVCIMHAQGDPATMQQDPHYANVLLDVYDFLSDQIDRLEAIGVIREQIVIDPGIGFGKTQAHNLTLLRNLSLFHGLGCPILLGVSRKGFIGKIGKEPRADARAPGSIAVGLAALGQGVQFLRVHDVAETVQALRLWQAVR, translated from the coding sequence GTGATATATTACCGGCCATTGGTTCAGCATGGCGAGGCGCGCCCCGAAGGTGCGGTCCCGCTGGCAGGCAGTGCCCTGTGGTTTACCGAGGTTGAAATCCTGAGCCGCGACGCACCGCCGCGGATCGCACCGGCAGGGCTGGTGCCTGAGAAGGAGCGCCGCCGCTTAAGCGCGCGGCGTGCGTCGATTGCCGGGCTGGACATGACCCAGCCGCAGATCATGGGCATCCTGAATGCGACCCCGGACAGTTTTTCGGACGGCGGCCGGCATTCCGGTGTCGAGGCCGGCAAGGCGGCAGCCCTGCGGATGGTGGAGGAGGGCGCCACTATCATCGACGTCGGCGGCGAATCTACCCGCCCGGGCGCCGAAGAGGTTTCCGAGGCTGAGGAAATAGACCGCACCGCGCCGGTAATCGCAGCAATCCGGGCGGCCAGCCCGGTGCCGGTCTCCATTGATACCCGCAAGGCCACCGTGGGCATGGAAGCGATGGAGGCGGGGGCAAACCTGCTCAACGACGTCTCAGGCTTCACGTTCGATCCGGCGCTGGCACCATTGGCGGCCCAGGCCAGCGTGCCGGTCTGTATCATGCATGCGCAGGGCGATCCTGCCACCATGCAACAGGACCCGCATTACGCCAATGTGCTGCTGGACGTTTATGACTTCCTGAGCGATCAGATCGACCGGCTGGAGGCCATTGGCGTGATCCGCGAACAGATCGTGATTGATCCTGGCATCGGTTTTGGCAAGACGCAGGCGCATAATCTGACGCTGCTGCGCAATCTCAGCCTGTTCCACGGGCTTGGCTGCCCTATTTTGCTGGGCGTGTCCCGCAAAGGTTTCATCGGTAAAATCGGCAAAGAGCCGCGCGCGGATGCCCGCGCACCTGGCTCAATCGCAGTGGGGCTTGCGGCCCTGGGGCAAGGCGTGCAATTCCTGCGGGTGCATGACGTTGCTGAAACGGTTCAGGCGCTGCGACTTTGGCAGGCCGTCCGCTGA